The following nucleotide sequence is from Psilocybe cubensis strain MGC-MH-2018 chromosome 13, whole genome shotgun sequence.
AGTGGTCGCGGAGCATCTCGAGCTATGAAACGTCTGCAGGTAATGTCTTCGTATTTACTAAAATGTTCATTCTAATATTTGGTCGATGTTAGGTCGTTCTGAAATCGATTATGCTTCGTCGTCGAAAAGATCAGACTATGAATGGAAGGGCGCTCATTGAGCTCCCAAAGCGCAATATAGAGATCATCTCATGCCCTTTCGACGATGCCGAGCAGGAGTTTTATGACTCACTTGAATCAAAGATGGAAAGTGTTATTGAGAATTTGATGGCCAGCAGCAACAGTGGAGGAGGTAACACCTACATCTCTGTTTTGCTGCTCTTGCTTCGGCTTCGACAAGGTAAGTGTTGAGGTTTTTACCTGAAAGATTTCACTAAATGAGCTTCTTTGCTAGCCTGTAATCATCCGATGCTTGTGTCCAAAGATTACAAGAACGACTCTCAAGCACTTGAACCCAAACCTGCTGAGAAAGGCAAAGATGTGGCTGATCCTGACGCGGACGATGACCTTATTGCAGCATTCGGACAGCTGGGGGTGACTAAGAAGTGTCAGATGTGCACCTCTGAGTCAGTACCATTTCTTGCCATTCAACATAGAAGCCTTCAAATGATTAATTTTATTTTCCACATAGACTTCGACCTGGAAATATCGGTGAAGGTGAATGGAGTACACATTGTCGGGATTGTGTTCCTCTGGCAATCAAAGCGAAACAATCAGAGAAAGATAGACCGTCGTCCGCCAAGATCAGAATGATCCTGAAATTACTCAAGGAGGTCGATGAGCGTTCAAATTGCGAAGAAAAGACTATAATCTTCTCGCAATTCACAAGTATGCTTGATCTGATTCAGCCCTTCTTGACCGAGAAAGGGATTAAATATGTTCGCTGTGAGTGGCATTGGCTAGTTGACGATATTGATGATTCTCATTACATAACAGATGATGGATCTATGATCCCTAAGGACCGTGAAGCTGCTCTTGAGAAAATCAAAACAAGTTCAACTACACGAGTTATTTTGATCTCTTTCAAAGCTGGCAGCACTGGTACGACGCGATTTGGGCTGGAGTTCAGCACAAGACTAATTTTGCATCATTATAGGTCTCAACCTGACTGCCTGCAATAACGTTATTCTAGTGGACTTGTGGTGGAACCCTGCTCTGGAGGTCAGTGCTTATGTCATCAATTTACCTTGATGCGAATGAATTGTCATGATACTTTCTCTTTCTAGGATCAAGCTTTTGATCGTGCTCACCGGTTTGGGCAAAAACGCGATGTTAATATATTCAAATTGAAGATCGATGGCACTGTGGAGGACAGGATACTCCTTGTGAGTTCTTTTATTGCAGATAGAAACGCTAAAAGATATAAATTTTGATGACATTAACTTAGCttcaagaaaagaagagagcACTTGCGTCGGCGGCCTTGAGCGGTGACAAGATCAAGAATATGCGTCTGGGTATGGACGATTTGCTTGCCCTGTTCCGACCTGGAGGcaaggatgatgaagaggaagattttGATTGATGCATTTTACGGTTTCATTTTTCCCAAGCACATACATTGAAACTAGATACAGCTTCCATCTACTATACCTATTGttgttatatatatatggaTCACCTTAACCTTGACAAATTGCTCGGTGTACAGAGCACCGACAGTACTGCgggtgaatattcccacggaTTTTATTTAGCATGATGACTTGAACTAGTGACCGTGTGCGCTGGAGGTCTTTATTTCCTAACCATTTCTGCTGTCGGCGTACAACCGTCTTATCTTCTTTTGTGGGCCCGAGGAAGCTCTTATATTGAGGAAACGGCAGAGACAATGGACTGTATATGACAACAAAGCCTCAAGATCATCAATGACTGAACAGCCTGTACCTGCATCTGTCGCCCGGTATGTATTGTGTTTTTTTAATATTGGAGACCCATACTTAAGGTGGATCATGATTGTGCTTCTGGCTCTGCACCCTTCTTATGATGTCTCCTTCCCTGGTGGCTAGTGAGGCGAAAAGCATACACCAATCGTTGAAAGAACTACTCAAAACCAAAGAGCCCTTCGATAAAGAGGTCGATTTCCAGCGGAAAAAGTGAGCTGTCTACGTCGCTTTATCGGCCCCATCTTCTCATGCACGCCGTTCGTTAGCCTAAGGAGGCGCTATCTTAATCTACTGCTCGTTCATCCCGATGCAAAAGAATCCAAGGATGTCGAGAACCATCTATGGATGCAAACTTCCTATGCCTTCATCTCCTCCTACAAGCAGAGCATCGCTGCCCTCGATCGTAGCACACAAAACAACCAACgccaccagcaacagcagcaacaacaaggCCAACGTCCTCCTCCGCCGAGACAAAATCACGACGTCGAGCGTCGGAAGTTAGTGCAACGATTTCGGCAATTTCTAGCTGACGAGGAAAAATTCTGGACCCAATTGGTCCTTCGCCTTCGACGTTTGTTCGACTTGCGCGAAGCGCATCCTGCCCTAGTTGCGCTTGGCCTTCTTGAAGCTGACAATGTTGCTGCCTCCAGTATCCCTGAGGTATCCGAGACCCGTGACGGAGTTATGCACGGCGCTAGTGGCCGTAACCACTTCCAGTTTCCGCCGGAGGACCCCAGTGTATCATTTGCACCCACCACAGCCGAGGAGCGTGAAGGGCGCCTTGCAATCTTGAGCAAGGCTTTAATATGCTTGGGTGATATTGCTCGTTACAGGGAACTGTATAACGAGAGCAATGGCAAGAGAGCTGGCCACGAAGATGGCGGGTCAGGACGGAGGGGGCGTAATCGCCGAGGTGGGGGACCTGACCTACCTCCTCGCCCTAGAAACTATGACAAGGCACGACAGTGTTACGAGCAAGCCCGGTTGCTTGTACCATACGAGGGCAATCCTTCCCACCAGCTGGCAATTCTGTCGTCATACCAAAAGGACTCGTTCGCTTCTCTCATACACTATTATCGGGCGTTATGTGTCAGCCAGCCGTACGATACAGCTGCGGAGAATTTGGGAACTGTACTATCCAAGGCCTTAGAAATGTGGCGGCAACGAACTAAAAGAGAAAGGGACAAGAATGGAACGAATGACATGCAACTTCCTCCCCGAGTGCGAGTCGAGCTGTTCAAGGAAAGGGTTGTGGTTTTGCATGCTTTGTGGCGAGTAGGTATGGATAAGGGCCTTGAAAAGTGAGTATGATTTGTTCTAACCTGTAATGGGTCATCTCACCATTGCGAATAGAATGAAGTCCATGTCTCCCAAGCACAACGAAAAAGTGTTCCATGACTTTTATGCCCTTGTTTCTGAACGACATCTACCCATCGACTTGATTTCCAATACTATCGTCCTCTCTCAGGGTGCACTCTGGAAGCACCGCATGATTCGTGATACACCTTCTACATCCCATCGTAAGACAGACGCAGCTCCTGTTCAACCTGGAACGGCCACATTGATCGAATGGGGCATGCTCGACCACCTCATGGATATGCATCTTGTCCTACTTGAAGTAGGAAAGGATGAACTGAAAGATCCTCAAATAATGGAAGAAGGGGCCGACGATATCGCGCAACGCATCAGCGCCACCTTCAGACGCACCCTTCCCGCTCTTAGAATTGCGAGCAAGTGGTTGCGCGCCAACTACAAATATGTCGTACAAGACCAAGAATTCATCGCGTACCAATCGCGCGAATCGTCGAAGGGAATTAATATCGTcaaaaaagatgaaaataaGATCAGTGGGTATTCCAAAAAGACCCAGCGATTCTGGAAGGGCTATGCCCAATTTATGCTTGCATTGTCGCAAGCGTTCCCGGCCAACAAATTACACCCTTTTCTGTCTCCCCTGGAGGAGGACGTTGAGATGAAGGGATTTTTGCCGCTTAGAAAGCTGATGGGTGAAGAAAAGGGGAAGGAAAAGGCGCAAGTAAATGGGGCTCAAAGGGAGCAAGTTCATCCTAATGTTGAACAGTTGATGAGAATCTCCGACTTGTTAGAGGACGCAAAAGTACTTGTTCAAATGGAGGTGAGTGTTCGTAGTATgttgtcgatgtcgatgttgaAAATTTTTGACTTGTCAACTTGTAGAATTCCccgttgatgatgattaACAATCACATTATGTTTGATCCTCTCATGGTGGAGGAAGTTCGACCTCGTTTACAACAAGAGGTTTCACCTGTGGTAGATAATGATTCCGCCACTTCCAACCATGCTCAAGCCCCGCCGGTGCACGATGACACTGGGAAACAAATAGAGCCTGATGTGGATATTGAGGATGTGGACCACTTAAGTTCAACCGACGATGACCCGGTTGGCGAGGCATTCGAGCATCTAAAAACAGGCGGAAATGTattggatgaagaagaagacgatgaagaagaagatgaaattgtTTGGGATCCTAGGTATGTTGCATTAATCGAACGCAGCATTTACCTCTGTCTGACGTTTTTGAAGGGCTCCTATTTCCCCTGCGCTCTCTCCGATCACCCGTGTGGCTCCCTTGACGCCAGTCAAACCCATTATCAGCCCTAAGGGTCTCTCCCCCAGATCTCCCACCCATTATCAACCTATCAAGCAACCAAGCTTTACTACGCCTGCAACACACGCGCCCGCACCTCAAGCTGTTACGACGGCACAAGATCTTCTGAACGACGTCATGGGCTTGGCTACCGTAGGCAGAGTCATAAACCCAGCCCATGTACCTTCTACAGAATCTGTTTCGACCGCCCCGCAACCTCAATTTTTGTTCGGGTCCGAGTTGTCTCATCGCCCAAGTCAGTCCATATGGTCAGCTTCTGAGGACGAGCAGCCTCTTATGTACTCCGGGAACACCAGTAATTCTACCGCACAAAGTGGTGGGCATATTTATCAGACGTCTCCTCGGCAATTTGCCATCTCTCCAGCGTCACAGGATCTTTCGCAGCAGTCTATTTGGTCCTCGCCTTACCCGAGCCAATTAACGCACAATTCCCAGCAAAGTTTGGGTGGTGGGTTACCTCCGGCATattcgcactcgcactcgcatcCTCCTCAGCCTATGCTTTCTCCTGTAGGTATGGCCCAAAGGCAACACCAACGAGTGCCTTCCGCTTCTGTGGCTGCGCAACTTTTCCCTAACCATATCCAAAGCCAACACGATCCCTTCGCATATGCGCC
It contains:
- a CDS encoding Protein SMG7, translated to MTEQPVPASVAREAKSIHQSLKELLKTKEPFDKEVDFQRKNLRRRYLNLLLVHPDAKESKDVENHLWMQTSYAFISSYKQSIAALDRSTQNNQRHQQQQQQQGQRPPPPRQNHDVERRKLVQRFRQFLADEEKFWTQLVLRLRRLFDLREAHPALVALGLLEADNVAASSIPEVSETRDGVMHGASGRNHFQFPPEDPSVSFAPTTAEEREGRLAILSKALICLGDIARYRELYNESNGKRAGHEDGGSGRRGRNRRGGGPDLPPRPRNYDKARQCYEQARLLVPYEGNPSHQLAILSSYQKDSFASLIHYYRALCVSQPYDTAAENLGTVLSKALEMWRQRTKRERDKNGTNDMQLPPRVRVELFKERVVVLHALWRVGMDKGLEKMKSMSPKHNEKVFHDFYALVSERHLPIDLISNTIVLSQGALWKHRMIRDTPSTSHRKTDAAPVQPGTATLIEWGMLDHLMDMHLVLLEVGKDELKDPQIMEEGADDIAQRISATFRRTLPALRIASKWLRANYKYVVQDQEFIAYQSRESSKGINIVKKDENKISGYSKKTQRFWKGYAQFMLALSQAFPANKLHPFLSPLEEDVEMKGFLPLRKLMGEEKGKEKAQVNGAQREQVHPNVEQLMRISDLLEDAKVLVQMENSPLMMINNHIMFDPLMVEEVRPRLQQEVSPVVDNDSATSNHAQAPPVHDDTGKQIEPDVDIEDVDHLSSTDDDPVGEAFEHLKTGGNVLDEEEDDEEEDEIVWDPRAPISPALSPITRVAPLTPVKPIISPKGLSPRSPTHYQPIKQPSFTTPATHAPAPQAVTTAQDLLNDVMGLATVGRVINPAHVPSTESVSTAPQPQFLFGSELSHRPSQSIWSASEDEQPLMYSGNTSNSTAQSGGHIYQTSPRQFAISPASQDLSQQSIWSSPYPSQLTHNSQQSLGGGLPPAYSHSHSHPPQPMLSPVGMAQRQHQRVPSASVAAQLFPNHIQSQHDPFAYAPPIQPPIHRPEHILSPQSGYINSHASQQSFGGGSTEYYASSNPAYHSRQLSMHDPRVGHVSVPMSQIWSHTG